A region from the Treponema pallidum subsp. pallidum str. Nichols genome encodes:
- the fliH gene encoding flagellar assembly protein FliH: MPKMIFRNHEVKNLDQFLLLDLSRSFGVEPQIEEVQSEPVCPVPDMREVQEEVELFRKSWEEEQVQLRARAEREAQDLKERVEEEITAYREQCTQEADRILAQAKEQSELQISEAQQQAERMIAEAETSRQKICDHSKAEGIRLGKEEGFRAGQEEVRYLTERLHKMIEEVMGRRQGILRETERQIVDLVLLMTRKVVKVISENQRAVISANVVHALRKVRTRGAVTLRVNLADVELVTQHKQEFIAAVERVDDLTVVEDTSVGRGGCVVETDFGEIDARVASQLHELEQRVLEVAPIVVSSMSASKGS, translated from the coding sequence ATGCCAAAGATGATATTTCGGAACCATGAAGTGAAGAATCTTGATCAGTTCTTGCTGCTTGATCTGAGCAGGTCTTTTGGTGTCGAGCCTCAGATTGAGGAGGTGCAAAGCGAACCTGTGTGTCCAGTTCCTGATATGCGTGAAGTGCAAGAGGAAGTTGAGCTGTTTCGAAAAAGTTGGGAAGAAGAGCAGGTGCAGCTGCGCGCGCGTGCAGAGCGTGAGGCACAAGATCTAAAGGAGCGTGTAGAGGAGGAAATCACAGCATATCGCGAACAGTGTACGCAGGAGGCGGATCGTATCCTTGCTCAGGCAAAGGAACAGTCTGAGCTACAAATTAGCGAGGCGCAACAGCAAGCTGAACGCATGATTGCTGAGGCAGAGACGTCTCGTCAGAAAATATGTGATCACAGTAAGGCAGAAGGTATTCGTCTTGGCAAGGAAGAAGGGTTTCGTGCGGGACAGGAAGAGGTGCGGTATTTAACTGAGCGTTTGCATAAGATGATCGAAGAAGTGATGGGGCGGCGTCAGGGTATTTTGCGGGAAACCGAAAGACAGATTGTTGATCTGGTGTTGTTGATGACAAGGAAGGTGGTCAAGGTCATTTCTGAAAACCAACGCGCTGTTATCAGCGCAAATGTGGTGCATGCGTTGCGTAAGGTGCGAACGCGCGGAGCGGTGACGCTGCGGGTAAACCTTGCGGATGTGGAGCTTGTTACCCAGCACAAGCAGGAGTTTATCGCTGCAGTGGAGCGTGTGGATGATCTAACGGTAGTGGAGGACACGTCAGTGGGTAGGGGCGGTTGCGTGGTGGAAACGGATTTTGGAGAGATTGACGCGCGGGTTGCAAGTCAGCTCCATGAGCTTGAGCAGCGTGTTTTGGAAGTTGCCCCCATTGTAGTGTCATCAATGTCAGCATCTAAGGGTTCTTGA
- the flgB gene encoding flagellar basal body rod protein FlgB has protein sequence MNSFTRTVDLLHRALDVNALRYEVTANNLANAEVPGFKRTDVNFEAELKRALDSQRNETSFFKQATAGTNMLSSDVIDYRSVRPRRVLDYLTDVKANGNNVDAEQEAMHVLKIQMHYQMLSQMVGFQYRQVESVLR, from the coding sequence ATGAATAGTTTTACCAGAACGGTGGATCTTTTGCATCGTGCTTTGGATGTCAACGCGTTGCGCTATGAAGTGACGGCGAATAATCTTGCGAACGCAGAGGTTCCAGGGTTCAAGCGGACGGACGTAAACTTTGAAGCAGAGCTCAAGCGTGCTCTGGATTCTCAAAGAAATGAGACAAGTTTTTTCAAGCAGGCAACTGCGGGGACGAATATGTTGTCCAGTGATGTTATCGACTACCGCTCGGTGCGTCCGCGCCGCGTGTTAGACTATTTGACGGATGTGAAGGCGAACGGAAACAATGTGGATGCTGAGCAAGAAGCCATGCATGTTCTCAAGATTCAGATGCACTATCAGATGTTGAGTCAGATGGTAGGGTTCCAGTATCGTCAGGTTGAGTCCGTGTTACGTTAA
- the fliE gene encoding flagellar hook-basal body complex protein FliE, producing MTPVGTITNSANVYKVPSLRKVPEIGPVSVESVRQRMRGNTDAVDQAVNKKAMSFEQTLLRAFDQVNQKQQKTAELTEQMIVDPESVDVHDVTVAMAEASMSLKIAQTVIDKVLKSWNDVTTAR from the coding sequence ATGACGCCAGTTGGTACCATTACGAATAGTGCGAATGTATATAAAGTTCCATCTCTGAGGAAGGTGCCTGAAATCGGTCCAGTGTCGGTAGAAAGCGTAAGGCAGCGCATGCGAGGGAATACTGACGCGGTGGATCAGGCAGTGAACAAAAAGGCGATGAGTTTTGAGCAAACGTTGCTGCGCGCTTTTGATCAGGTAAATCAAAAGCAGCAGAAGACTGCTGAGTTGACCGAGCAAATGATAGTAGATCCTGAGTCTGTTGACGTGCATGATGTAACAGTGGCGATGGCGGAGGCTAGTATGTCCTTGAAAATCGCGCAGACTGTCATTGATAAAGTCCTTAAGAGCTGGAACGATGTCACCACTGCTCGGTAA
- the fliG gene encoding flagellar motor switch protein FliG, whose amino-acid sequence MAVTSVKDKLATGEKKQRDIKSLNGRQKAAIFLVSIGEEISAKVMGELKEDEIEKLVFEIARTESVDAELKDAVLEEFQELMTAQNFITSGGIDYARGLLEKSLGSQKAIEIINRLTSSLQVRPFDFIRRTDPTHLLNFIQQEHPQTIALILAYLEPNKASVILQNLPDEIQSDVARRIATMDRTSPDVLREVERVLEKKLSTLSSEDYTAAGGVQNIVDILNLVDRSSEKSIVEALEDEDPDLAEEIKKRMFVFEDIVMLDDRAIQKVLREVNMEELAKALKVVDTEVQDKIFRNMSKRAGSMLKEEMEYMGPTRLKDVEEAQQKVVSIIRHLEDSGDIVIARSEEDEMIV is encoded by the coding sequence ATGGCCGTTACATCCGTGAAGGATAAGCTCGCCACGGGAGAAAAAAAGCAACGGGATATCAAGTCTCTCAATGGTCGGCAAAAGGCAGCGATATTTCTAGTTTCTATTGGGGAGGAAATATCCGCTAAGGTCATGGGAGAACTTAAGGAAGACGAGATTGAAAAGTTGGTGTTTGAAATAGCGCGTACAGAGTCAGTTGATGCAGAACTCAAGGATGCAGTTTTAGAAGAATTCCAGGAACTGATGACCGCACAAAACTTTATCACCTCAGGAGGTATCGATTACGCGCGGGGATTGTTGGAGAAGTCGTTGGGAAGTCAAAAAGCAATCGAGATCATAAATCGGCTGACAAGCTCCTTGCAGGTGCGTCCCTTTGACTTTATTCGCAGAACTGATCCCACACACCTGTTAAATTTTATTCAGCAAGAGCATCCGCAGACAATTGCGCTTATTTTGGCGTACCTTGAGCCGAATAAAGCTTCTGTTATTTTGCAGAACCTCCCTGATGAGATTCAGAGTGATGTGGCTCGGCGCATAGCCACGATGGATCGGACGTCCCCTGATGTGTTGCGCGAGGTTGAACGAGTACTTGAGAAAAAATTGTCAACGCTTTCTAGCGAGGATTATACGGCCGCAGGAGGTGTCCAGAACATCGTGGACATCTTGAATTTGGTCGATCGTTCTTCTGAAAAATCTATTGTTGAAGCATTGGAAGATGAAGATCCAGATCTTGCAGAGGAAATTAAAAAACGTATGTTCGTGTTTGAGGATATTGTAATGCTCGACGATCGGGCCATTCAAAAGGTGCTGCGGGAGGTGAATATGGAAGAACTCGCAAAGGCACTCAAGGTTGTCGACACTGAAGTACAAGATAAAATTTTTAGGAATATGTCGAAGCGGGCAGGGAGTATGCTGAAGGAAGAAATGGAATACATGGGGCCGACCCGCTTGAAAGATGTGGAGGAAGCCCAGCAGAAGGTTGTTTCTATCATCAGACACCTTGAAGATAGTGGTGACATTGTCATCGCGCGTTCAGAAGAAGACGAGATGATTGTGTAA
- the flgC gene encoding flagellar basal body rod protein FlgC gives MGLFSGINIAATGMSAQRLRADVISDNIANASSTRTQEGGVFRRSRVVLAQKNPGIDWRIPFVPEQLDRGVGTGVRVVSIEKDNAPSRLVYDPTHPDAILSGPKAGYVEYPNVDIVTEMVDLISASRAYEANISVISGSKEMFQRALEIAR, from the coding sequence ATGGGTTTGTTTAGTGGTATCAATATTGCCGCGACGGGTATGAGCGCGCAGCGCTTGCGGGCCGATGTGATCTCTGACAACATTGCTAATGCTTCCTCCACGAGGACTCAAGAAGGTGGAGTGTTTCGGAGGAGCAGGGTAGTTTTGGCGCAGAAGAATCCTGGCATTGACTGGCGTATACCTTTTGTGCCCGAGCAGTTGGATCGGGGGGTAGGCACAGGGGTTCGTGTGGTAAGCATAGAAAAGGACAACGCTCCTTCTCGTCTTGTGTACGACCCAACGCACCCTGATGCGATTCTATCAGGGCCGAAGGCTGGGTACGTGGAGTATCCTAACGTGGATATTGTGACAGAGATGGTGGATCTTATTTCTGCCTCTCGCGCGTATGAGGCAAACATATCAGTTATTTCAGGATCAAAAGAAATGTTTCAGCGTGCGTTGGAGATTGCGCGCTAG
- a CDS encoding tyrosine recombinase XerC encodes MSNEQFTQYLEYLFRVRRLSAHTVSAYARDLNLFERWLQHAQRACARVTVSDMRLFVCELGRRGLSAASINRVLSVVRGFYVFAKKKHWCADNPARLVRNIKGPSKLPRFMFPPQAKAFYTLPSRTDILWQERDAALFAMLYSTGCRVSEIAALSLKDVHPHLSSAIVRGKGDRERTVFIAPFAQNFLHVYMQARAQRCARYASCTPALFVNQRGRSLSVRGIQYLVSRYVLLAQDVHALSPHAFRHSFASTLIRRGADVRVAQELLGHASVSTTQRYVHVTSEQLQDLYHRAHPRG; translated from the coding sequence ATGAGTAATGAGCAGTTTACCCAGTATCTTGAATATCTTTTTCGGGTACGCAGGCTGTCTGCGCATACGGTTTCTGCCTATGCGCGCGACTTGAATCTTTTTGAACGCTGGTTGCAACACGCGCAGAGAGCGTGCGCGCGCGTAACAGTTTCTGATATGCGTCTGTTTGTGTGTGAGTTAGGAAGACGGGGACTTTCCGCAGCGAGTATTAACCGAGTTTTGTCCGTGGTGCGAGGTTTTTATGTGTTTGCTAAAAAAAAACATTGGTGCGCGGACAATCCTGCACGCTTAGTGAGGAATATAAAAGGTCCTTCAAAGTTGCCTCGTTTTATGTTTCCACCGCAAGCAAAGGCGTTTTACACCTTACCAAGTCGTACGGATATTTTGTGGCAGGAACGGGATGCGGCACTTTTTGCGATGTTGTATTCAACAGGATGTCGCGTTTCAGAGATAGCGGCGCTCTCATTGAAAGATGTGCATCCGCATCTTAGTTCTGCGATTGTGCGGGGAAAGGGTGATCGGGAGCGGACCGTGTTTATTGCTCCGTTTGCGCAGAATTTTTTGCACGTGTATATGCAGGCGCGTGCGCAGCGATGTGCGCGCTACGCCTCTTGCACACCCGCGCTGTTTGTGAATCAGCGGGGTCGGTCGCTTTCTGTGCGCGGAATACAGTACCTTGTTAGTCGGTACGTGCTTTTGGCCCAGGACGTGCACGCGCTGTCTCCCCACGCGTTTCGGCACAGTTTTGCTTCGACGTTGATCCGTCGGGGGGCTGATGTGCGCGTTGCGCAAGAGTTATTAGGACATGCGAGTGTGTCTACCACCCAGCGATATGTGCATGTGACTTCAGAGCAACTGCAGGACTTGTATCACCGTGCGCATCCGCGTGGATAG
- the fliI gene encoding flagellar protein export ATPase FliI has product MEADLLCKYEVALRESEPVKYVGHVTAVRGLLIESRGPHAVVGELCRIVLRRQGRPLIAEVVGLAGSTVKLMSYTDTHGVEVGCAVVAEGAALSVPVGDALLGRVLNAFGKAIDGKGEIYAPLRSEVLRASSNPMERLPITRQMVTGVRVLDSLLAVGCGQRLGIFSGSGVGKSTLMGMIARNTDADVSVIALIGERGREVMDFVAHDLGPEGLKRSVIVSATSDESPLARVRGAYTATAIAEYFRDQGKQVLLLFDSLTRFAKAQREIGLASGELPATRGYTPGVFETLPKLLERAGSFSMGSVTAFYTVLVDGDDLDEPISDAVRGIVDGHIVLSRALAQRNHYPAIDVLQSVSRLAHRVLGADMKEAVRIVRRALAVYAEVEDLVRVGAYQQGSDAELDRAIAMRAELERFLTQGAQERVRFQDTVTSLSMLTGLSIAQPPSGV; this is encoded by the coding sequence ATGGAAGCAGACCTGTTGTGCAAGTATGAGGTGGCGCTCCGCGAGAGTGAGCCGGTAAAGTACGTTGGGCATGTGACAGCAGTGAGGGGTTTATTGATTGAAAGTCGTGGCCCTCACGCGGTAGTTGGTGAATTGTGTCGGATTGTGTTGCGCCGCCAGGGGCGACCGTTGATAGCAGAGGTAGTAGGACTTGCAGGATCGACGGTAAAACTGATGAGCTACACCGATACGCACGGGGTTGAAGTTGGCTGTGCGGTGGTAGCAGAAGGGGCGGCACTTTCAGTCCCCGTAGGAGATGCTTTACTCGGACGCGTTTTGAACGCGTTTGGGAAGGCAATTGACGGGAAGGGGGAGATATATGCGCCGCTCCGCTCCGAGGTGTTGCGCGCGTCTTCTAATCCTATGGAGCGTCTTCCGATTACGCGTCAAATGGTAACAGGAGTGCGGGTGCTTGATTCGTTGCTGGCAGTTGGTTGCGGACAACGTCTGGGTATTTTTTCCGGTTCGGGGGTTGGGAAGTCGACGCTGATGGGGATGATCGCGCGCAATACAGACGCAGATGTGTCGGTCATTGCCCTTATCGGGGAGCGTGGCCGTGAAGTGATGGATTTTGTTGCGCATGATTTGGGTCCTGAGGGTTTGAAGCGCTCGGTAATAGTTAGTGCGACGTCTGATGAAAGTCCGCTTGCGCGGGTACGAGGTGCGTACACGGCGACAGCGATTGCAGAGTACTTTCGGGATCAAGGCAAACAGGTGCTGCTGCTGTTTGATTCTCTGACGCGCTTTGCAAAAGCTCAGCGTGAGATTGGGTTAGCGTCGGGGGAGCTCCCTGCAACGCGTGGATATACCCCGGGGGTATTCGAAACGTTACCGAAACTGCTTGAGCGTGCAGGTTCTTTTTCCATGGGGAGCGTCACCGCTTTTTATACTGTTTTGGTAGATGGGGACGATCTCGATGAGCCGATATCAGACGCCGTGCGTGGAATTGTAGACGGGCACATTGTACTCAGTCGCGCGCTTGCGCAGCGCAATCACTATCCTGCAATAGACGTGTTGCAAAGCGTTTCTCGCTTGGCGCACCGCGTGCTGGGTGCAGACATGAAAGAGGCAGTGCGCATAGTGCGTCGTGCGCTTGCAGTGTACGCAGAAGTAGAGGATTTGGTACGAGTTGGTGCGTACCAGCAGGGGAGTGATGCAGAACTTGATCGAGCTATTGCGATGCGCGCAGAGCTTGAACGGTTCCTAACGCAAGGAGCCCAGGAGCGCGTGCGTTTTCAGGATACTGTAACGTCGCTGTCCATGCTGACAGGGCTCAGTATAGCACAGCCGCCTTCGGGTGTGTGA
- the fliJ gene encoding flagellar export protein FliJ — protein sequence MKRFCFSLERVRRLRAFRVRELEVELSKVLAEYGSIDTQIRSIAGEYRARMQDVAPKRGAVFSAASVSAVQDQIDVLQLRREQLLHKQAHLSFTLEQLRERYAHARRAHEALLMLEEKEKTRWREQRLRAEDRACDDLVSARVPGAPSKH from the coding sequence GTGAAAAGGTTTTGTTTTTCTCTTGAGCGTGTGCGACGCTTGAGAGCGTTTCGTGTACGCGAGCTGGAAGTTGAGTTAAGCAAAGTTCTTGCAGAATACGGAAGCATAGATACACAGATTCGATCGATTGCTGGCGAGTATCGTGCGCGGATGCAGGACGTAGCGCCAAAGCGTGGAGCAGTTTTTTCTGCTGCGTCGGTGAGCGCTGTGCAGGATCAAATTGACGTGTTGCAATTACGCCGAGAACAGCTGCTCCATAAGCAGGCGCACCTTTCTTTTACTCTTGAGCAATTGCGAGAACGATACGCGCACGCGCGCCGTGCACACGAGGCTTTGCTCATGCTTGAAGAAAAGGAGAAAACACGCTGGCGAGAGCAGCGACTGCGCGCTGAGGACCGAGCGTGTGACGACCTGGTCAGCGCACGCGTACCTGGTGCACCCAGCAAGCATTAA
- a CDS encoding MBL fold metallo-hydrolase, producing MKVYIHPAEQHTQRTSYLLCNLSLNEALLIDAGHVSTHLIHTIEKNSCTLTAVFLTRTDDATQAGVRTLLRVYSPHIFCGEKCWNAHESTLLQGDCSLNCAGFTVTCFASPAYGCYLYRIAHLAFTGDLCSAGYEEAGNEADTILERACTAHETLILFHGHGPPSSYTRARTQRASH from the coding sequence ATGAAAGTTTACATACACCCTGCAGAGCAGCATACCCAGCGCACGAGTTATCTGCTGTGCAACCTGTCCTTAAACGAAGCGCTCCTAATCGATGCCGGGCACGTGAGCACTCACTTGATCCACACCATTGAAAAGAATTCCTGCACCCTGACGGCTGTTTTTCTTACCCGCACAGATGACGCAACCCAAGCGGGCGTGCGCACGCTTTTGCGCGTATACTCCCCGCACATCTTTTGCGGGGAAAAGTGCTGGAATGCCCACGAGAGCACCCTGTTACAGGGAGACTGTTCCCTCAATTGCGCAGGTTTTACCGTTACCTGTTTTGCATCCCCTGCGTATGGCTGTTACCTATACCGTATTGCACACCTTGCGTTCACGGGGGATCTGTGTTCTGCAGGGTACGAAGAAGCGGGAAATGAGGCAGACACCATCTTGGAACGAGCGTGCACGGCACACGAAACGCTCATACTCTTCCACGGACATGGACCGCCTTCCTCATACACCCGAGCGCGCACGCAGCGCGCCAGCCATTAA
- the fliF gene encoding flagellar basal-body MS-ring/collar protein FliF, with translation MGEWLGQLGVKLKTQWKKWTLVQKSVLAGAALVSVMGVVVLLTWSAKPTLVPLIDTPITDETVREKIILRLNEENVRATVSSVGLISVSDEKTARRMRSILIREDLIPKNVDPWAIFDVERWTRTDFERRVDVRRAINNTVTNHIKALDDIDDAHVVINVPEDALFQADQKPITASVVIFPKPSSTIASERKKIEGIQKLLKLAVPGLKDENITIVDSDATVLNDFEGFKDADRLSLIEKQQKMIAKLESQYEAKVLALLQKTYGKDRVRDLNIKIEMDLSEKTSQTTKYLPIEIRQDNPDTPWDDSQVVPSVTSISETATTTWQGTGLNPEGPPGVEGQTPPAYKDMSNQVGLSNQSVVKKQEAISKSEINEVVSPVLGRRTVSVNIDGEWRKKRDEHGRFIVKEGHIEREYIPISAEELREATKAVQDAIGFDAGRKDSVSVLNIKFDRTSEFDREDEHYLRVQQRNMIILYSLASVAIVLFIFMVYKVISKEVERRRRLREEELLRQQQLMRERALWEAEQAGMNVSMSVEERKRLELQENVLNMAREHPEDVALLVRTWLMEE, from the coding sequence GTGGGCGAATGGTTGGGGCAGCTCGGAGTCAAACTCAAAACACAGTGGAAGAAGTGGACGCTCGTGCAGAAGTCTGTGCTTGCCGGCGCGGCGCTCGTGTCTGTCATGGGGGTTGTTGTCTTGCTCACGTGGTCGGCGAAGCCGACGCTCGTGCCACTTATCGACACTCCTATCACTGATGAGACGGTGCGGGAAAAGATTATCCTGCGCCTTAACGAAGAGAATGTGCGTGCAACCGTCTCAAGCGTTGGGTTGATTTCTGTCTCGGATGAGAAGACAGCGCGTCGTATGCGCAGCATCTTAATTCGCGAAGATTTGATCCCAAAAAATGTGGACCCATGGGCCATATTCGACGTCGAGCGATGGACGCGTACTGACTTTGAGCGCAGGGTGGACGTGCGGCGTGCAATTAATAATACCGTTACCAATCATATCAAAGCGCTCGACGACATCGATGATGCCCATGTAGTAATAAACGTGCCTGAGGATGCGCTTTTTCAGGCAGACCAGAAACCTATTACTGCGAGCGTTGTCATTTTCCCTAAACCGTCGAGCACGATCGCCTCAGAAAGAAAAAAAATAGAAGGCATTCAGAAACTATTAAAGCTTGCAGTTCCTGGACTGAAGGATGAAAACATCACGATTGTAGATAGTGATGCTACCGTCCTAAATGATTTTGAAGGGTTCAAGGACGCTGATCGGCTGAGTCTCATTGAAAAGCAACAGAAAATGATTGCGAAGCTGGAATCCCAGTATGAGGCAAAAGTGCTGGCTCTCTTGCAAAAGACGTACGGTAAAGACCGGGTGCGCGACTTAAATATCAAAATTGAAATGGATCTTTCTGAAAAGACGTCGCAGACTACCAAGTATCTGCCTATAGAAATCCGTCAGGACAATCCGGATACCCCGTGGGATGATTCTCAGGTTGTGCCCTCTGTCACTTCGATATCTGAAACGGCAACCACTACGTGGCAGGGTACGGGGCTTAACCCTGAAGGACCGCCGGGAGTTGAGGGTCAAACACCTCCTGCATACAAAGACATGAGCAACCAGGTGGGACTTTCTAACCAGTCGGTCGTTAAGAAGCAAGAGGCGATTAGCAAGAGTGAGATCAACGAAGTAGTGAGCCCGGTGCTCGGCCGCAGGACGGTGTCGGTCAATATCGATGGAGAATGGCGCAAAAAGAGAGACGAGCACGGAAGATTCATTGTGAAGGAAGGACACATTGAACGTGAGTATATCCCCATCTCTGCTGAGGAGCTGCGGGAGGCAACGAAGGCAGTGCAGGATGCAATCGGCTTTGATGCGGGGCGTAAGGATTCGGTAAGTGTTTTAAATATCAAATTTGACCGGACGTCAGAATTTGATAGAGAAGATGAGCATTACCTGCGCGTCCAGCAGAGGAACATGATCATCTTATACTCCCTTGCCAGTGTGGCAATCGTTTTATTTATCTTCATGGTATACAAGGTTATCAGCAAAGAGGTGGAGCGTCGCCGTCGTCTGCGGGAAGAGGAGCTTTTAAGGCAGCAGCAACTGATGAGGGAGCGTGCCCTGTGGGAGGCTGAACAGGCGGGGATGAATGTTTCCATGTCGGTGGAAGAGCGTAAGCGGCTTGAATTGCAAGAGAATGTGTTGAATATGGCGCGGGAGCATCCGGAAGATGTTGCGTTGCTTGTGAGAACGTGGTTGATGGAGGAGTAG
- the topA gene encoding type I DNA topoisomerase — MEVRGLQPKRQKTFARKHLVIVESPAKAQTIEKYLGTQYVVRASMGHVIDLPKSRLAIDIEHDFQPEYITVRGRAQCLKELRTLSKQSLQVFLASDRDREGEAIAYHLAQSIQAYCDTPIKRIVFNEITPHAIRAAIGHPVPIDTAKVNAQKARRVLDRLVGYHLCPLLWHKVKNGLSAGRVQSVALRLICEREVEVKRFVPEEYWTVEGTFEKDKKSFSALLILIQGKKAVFKSKQEATSAIGLFSQSEARVSQIRSFEKNVRPKQPFTTSTLQQCAANRLGFTSRKTMQVAQQLYEGVSLGTHRVGLITYMRTDSVRVSEAAVKEVRAWIATHFSDALPGTPNRYAAKGKSQDAHEAIRPTYVAHTPERIKAHLTRDQIRLYTLIWERFVASQMTDARVRSLTFEITAGPAVFSATETQVIEQGFYRVLKMLSPKDLSKAVLPPTKEGEVVALHNVQSVQHFTQGPVRYTDASIVKMLEEKGIGRPSTYAPTISVLLDRYYVTRIQKQLMPTPLGKVISDLLTTYFHDVVDVSFTARMESKLDEVEEDKIKWNCVIADFYPAFSEKVSTVMKDLNSMRGVFDEKTDVVCSQCGDTMVKKLGRFGFFLACGKFPECRNTQPVPLAKCPRPACDGNIVGKKTRGRKEFYGCTRFPVCDFVTHFKPTFAVCPQCRCFLVEKSNRRVGTYTACVNPECRYVSPTRKNLSLGKEAVLDGSHRGAQDKGAVQHYE, encoded by the coding sequence ATGGAAGTGCGTGGGCTACAACCGAAAAGGCAGAAGACATTTGCGCGGAAGCATTTGGTTATTGTGGAATCTCCTGCGAAGGCGCAGACCATCGAAAAATATCTGGGAACGCAGTACGTGGTGCGAGCGTCCATGGGCCACGTTATTGACTTGCCAAAGTCTCGTTTAGCTATTGATATTGAGCACGATTTCCAGCCTGAGTACATTACAGTTCGTGGTCGTGCGCAGTGTTTAAAAGAGTTGCGCACCCTATCTAAGCAGTCACTGCAAGTGTTTCTTGCCAGCGATCGTGACCGAGAGGGGGAGGCGATTGCGTACCACCTTGCACAGTCTATCCAGGCGTATTGTGATACGCCGATCAAAAGGATCGTGTTTAATGAAATTACACCGCACGCGATTAGGGCGGCAATTGGCCATCCGGTTCCAATAGATACCGCAAAGGTCAATGCACAAAAGGCGCGGCGCGTACTGGACCGTTTGGTAGGATACCACCTATGTCCGCTCCTGTGGCATAAGGTGAAAAACGGGTTGTCTGCAGGACGTGTGCAGTCGGTTGCACTTCGTCTTATCTGTGAACGAGAAGTTGAAGTAAAGCGCTTTGTTCCAGAAGAATACTGGACGGTTGAAGGAACGTTTGAAAAGGATAAAAAGTCATTTTCTGCACTACTGATACTGATTCAAGGGAAAAAGGCTGTATTCAAAAGCAAACAGGAGGCTACAAGCGCTATCGGTCTTTTTTCTCAGAGTGAGGCACGAGTTTCTCAAATACGCAGTTTTGAAAAAAATGTTCGACCGAAGCAGCCCTTTACTACCTCTACGTTGCAGCAATGCGCTGCCAATAGGCTCGGGTTTACCTCGCGTAAAACGATGCAGGTTGCGCAGCAGCTCTATGAAGGCGTATCTCTTGGTACCCACCGCGTGGGGCTCATTACATATATGCGTACAGATTCGGTGCGCGTTTCTGAAGCTGCTGTAAAGGAAGTGCGCGCGTGGATAGCAACGCATTTTTCTGACGCACTGCCGGGTACTCCCAATCGGTACGCTGCAAAGGGAAAGTCTCAGGACGCACATGAGGCGATTCGACCAACATATGTTGCCCACACTCCTGAGCGGATTAAAGCGCACCTTACGCGTGATCAAATACGTCTGTACACGTTGATTTGGGAGCGTTTTGTTGCAAGTCAGATGACAGATGCAAGAGTGCGCAGTTTGACGTTTGAAATTACCGCTGGCCCGGCGGTTTTCAGTGCAACTGAAACGCAGGTTATTGAACAGGGATTCTACCGTGTACTGAAAATGTTATCCCCCAAAGATCTCTCTAAAGCTGTACTTCCCCCTACGAAGGAAGGTGAGGTAGTTGCACTACATAACGTGCAGTCCGTACAGCACTTTACGCAGGGTCCTGTTCGGTACACGGATGCAAGTATCGTAAAAATGTTGGAGGAAAAGGGAATTGGGCGCCCTTCAACGTATGCACCGACTATTTCAGTACTGCTGGATCGCTATTATGTAACTCGTATTCAAAAACAGCTAATGCCGACCCCATTGGGAAAGGTCATTAGTGATCTTCTCACCACCTATTTTCATGATGTTGTTGATGTAAGTTTTACCGCGCGCATGGAAAGTAAACTCGATGAGGTGGAGGAAGATAAAATCAAGTGGAATTGTGTCATTGCGGATTTCTATCCTGCTTTCAGCGAAAAGGTTTCAACGGTGATGAAAGATCTTAACAGCATGCGCGGTGTGTTCGATGAGAAAACAGATGTGGTGTGTAGTCAGTGTGGTGATACGATGGTGAAAAAACTGGGCAGGTTTGGATTTTTCCTTGCATGCGGAAAGTTTCCTGAGTGTAGAAATACTCAGCCTGTCCCTCTTGCAAAGTGTCCGCGTCCTGCGTGCGATGGGAATATCGTGGGGAAAAAAACAAGGGGAAGAAAGGAATTCTATGGCTGCACGCGTTTCCCTGTCTGCGATTTTGTCACTCACTTTAAACCGACCTTTGCAGTGTGTCCTCAGTGTCGATGCTTTTTGGTTGAAAAATCAAATCGCAGAGTCGGCACATATACTGCGTGTGTAAACCCTGAGTGTCGGTATGTATCTCCTACTCGAAAAAATCTTTCTCTGGGAAAGGAAGCTGTCTTGGATGGTAGCCACAGGGGGGCACAGGATAAAGGAGCAGTGCAACATTATGAGTAA